The following proteins are co-located in the Pararge aegeria chromosome 3, ilParAegt1.1, whole genome shotgun sequence genome:
- the LOC120637417 gene encoding MKRN2 opposite strand protein yields MDPGILCFHHCEHKVFCTIIPENCPVCQQKLDRYDYNLLPFRVPYPFVKASQHPRAIVMKPTHGDFLNEYYNSKDLHIGVTNSQGCVVEFSEEGIRSVDPVNKKWSECETSVDWDQCLLLEQFDELWNEIWDGVLLKVSLSPLWEAERYNEERHNCFTFVLGFLRALDCGELSERAHDPKLFCKQYVVPRTSAAGKYISLYRQLKRQSYFIQKQ; encoded by the exons ATGGATCCGGGTATCCTTTGTTTCCACCATTGTGAGCACAAAGTGTTTTGTACAATTATACCTGAAAATTGCCCTGTTTGTCAACAGAAACTAGATAGATACGATTACAATCTCTTGCCATTTAG AGTTCCATATCCTTTCGTTAAAGCCTCACAGCACCCGCGAGCTATCGTAATGAAGCCCACGCACGGTGATTTCCTGAA TGAGTACTACAATTCTAAAGACTTACACATAGGGGTCACTAACTCTCAAGGGTGTGTTGTAGAGTTCAGTGAGGAGGGCATCCGGAGTGTTGACCCTGTTAACAAAAAATGGAGTGAATGTGAAACCAGTGTTGACTGGGACCAATGTCTTTTACTAGAACAGTTTGATGAACTGTGGAATGAGATTTGGGATGGTGTCCTGTTAAAG GTGAGTCTAAGTCCACTATGGGAAGCTGAACGATATAATGAAGAGAGACACAACTGTTTCACTTTTGTGCTTGGGTTTCTACGTGCACTTGACTGCGGGGAGCTCTCAGAAAGAGCACACGACCCTAAGCTCTTCTGTAAACAATATGTTGTCCCCAGAACTTCAGCTGCTGGAAAGTATATCTCCCTTTATAGACAACTGAAGAGACAGAGTTATTTCATTCAGAAGCAATGA